In Dama dama isolate Ldn47 chromosome 9, ASM3311817v1, whole genome shotgun sequence, the following proteins share a genomic window:
- the FAM151B gene encoding protein FAM151B isoform X2 — protein MTAPAGGPGTAHMLEADVILPSDGSEHGQPIMAHPPEINSDNTLQEWLAEVIKSSKGIKLDFKSLAAVEPSMMLLENVKRHLKRPVWINADVLPGPNGNSRAVDAKPFIDTVTSFFPDVTFSLGWTTGWHPEKVNEGYSWTMVKEMEYICNELNQPVTFPVRAALVRQSCSQLLWLLKQSNRYSLTIWTGKNDSYSIEDLLFIRDHFDKKRVFYDILEPQNHEFKQAIGIKINL, from the exons ATGACAGCGCCCGCCGGGGGCCCTG GTACTGCTCATATGCTAGAGGCCGATGTCATTCTTCCAAGCGATGGATCAGAACATGGCCAACCAATCATGGCCCATCCTCCAGAAATAAACAGTGATAATACTTTACAAGAATGGCTGGCTGAAGTTATTAAAAGCAGTAAAGGCATCAAGCTGGATTTTAAGAG TTTGGCAGCTGTAGAACCATCCATGATGCTCTTGGAAAATGTCAAGAGGCATCTGAAGCGTCCGGTGTGGATTAATGCTGATGTTCTTCCTGGTCCAAATGGAAATAGCAGAGCAGTGGATGCAAAACCTTTTATAGACACTGTGACATCCTTCTTTCCAGATGTGACATTTTCCCTGGGTTGGACAACAGGATGGCATCCTGAGAAAGTGAATGAAg gtTACAGTTGGACAATGGTGAAAGAAATGGAATATATATGTAATGAACTAAATCAGCCTGTAACATTTCCTGTCAGAGCAGCATTAGTCAGGCAGTCTTGTTCTCAGTTACTTTGGCTGTTGAAGCAATCAAACAG GTACAGCCTGACCATTTGGACTGGAAAAAATGATAGCTATTCCATTGAAGATTTACTTTTTATTAGAGATCATTTTGACAAAAAACGAGTTTTCTATGACATCTTGGAACCACAAAACCATGAATTTAAACAAGCCATTGGAATCAAAATTAATCTCTAA
- the FAM151B gene encoding protein FAM151B isoform X1 encodes MTAPAGGPGSWSENILEYFLRNNQITTEDGAQIIWYHAANHKVQMNEALRSTAHMLEADVILPSDGSEHGQPIMAHPPEINSDNTLQEWLAEVIKSSKGIKLDFKSLAAVEPSMMLLENVKRHLKRPVWINADVLPGPNGNSRAVDAKPFIDTVTSFFPDVTFSLGWTTGWHPEKVNEGYSWTMVKEMEYICNELNQPVTFPVRAALVRQSCSQLLWLLKQSNRYSLTIWTGKNDSYSIEDLLFIRDHFDKKRVFYDILEPQNHEFKQAIGIKINL; translated from the exons ATGACAGCGCCCGCCGGGGGCCCTG GGTCTTGGAGTGAAAATATACTGGAATATTTTCTGAGAAATAACCAGATCACAACAGAAGATGGCGCCCAAATCATCTGGTATCATGCAGCTAACCACAAGGTGCAAATGAATGAGGCACTGAGAA GTACTGCTCATATGCTAGAGGCCGATGTCATTCTTCCAAGCGATGGATCAGAACATGGCCAACCAATCATGGCCCATCCTCCAGAAATAAACAGTGATAATACTTTACAAGAATGGCTGGCTGAAGTTATTAAAAGCAGTAAAGGCATCAAGCTGGATTTTAAGAG TTTGGCAGCTGTAGAACCATCCATGATGCTCTTGGAAAATGTCAAGAGGCATCTGAAGCGTCCGGTGTGGATTAATGCTGATGTTCTTCCTGGTCCAAATGGAAATAGCAGAGCAGTGGATGCAAAACCTTTTATAGACACTGTGACATCCTTCTTTCCAGATGTGACATTTTCCCTGGGTTGGACAACAGGATGGCATCCTGAGAAAGTGAATGAAg gtTACAGTTGGACAATGGTGAAAGAAATGGAATATATATGTAATGAACTAAATCAGCCTGTAACATTTCCTGTCAGAGCAGCATTAGTCAGGCAGTCTTGTTCTCAGTTACTTTGGCTGTTGAAGCAATCAAACAG GTACAGCCTGACCATTTGGACTGGAAAAAATGATAGCTATTCCATTGAAGATTTACTTTTTATTAGAGATCATTTTGACAAAAAACGAGTTTTCTATGACATCTTGGAACCACAAAACCATGAATTTAAACAAGCCATTGGAATCAAAATTAATCTCTAA
- the FAM151B gene encoding protein FAM151B isoform X3: MNEALRSTAHMLEADVILPSDGSEHGQPIMAHPPEINSDNTLQEWLAEVIKSSKGIKLDFKSLAAVEPSMMLLENVKRHLKRPVWINADVLPGPNGNSRAVDAKPFIDTVTSFFPDVTFSLGWTTGWHPEKVNEGYSWTMVKEMEYICNELNQPVTFPVRAALVRQSCSQLLWLLKQSNRYSLTIWTGKNDSYSIEDLLFIRDHFDKKRVFYDILEPQNHEFKQAIGIKINL, from the exons ATGAATGAGGCACTGAGAA GTACTGCTCATATGCTAGAGGCCGATGTCATTCTTCCAAGCGATGGATCAGAACATGGCCAACCAATCATGGCCCATCCTCCAGAAATAAACAGTGATAATACTTTACAAGAATGGCTGGCTGAAGTTATTAAAAGCAGTAAAGGCATCAAGCTGGATTTTAAGAG TTTGGCAGCTGTAGAACCATCCATGATGCTCTTGGAAAATGTCAAGAGGCATCTGAAGCGTCCGGTGTGGATTAATGCTGATGTTCTTCCTGGTCCAAATGGAAATAGCAGAGCAGTGGATGCAAAACCTTTTATAGACACTGTGACATCCTTCTTTCCAGATGTGACATTTTCCCTGGGTTGGACAACAGGATGGCATCCTGAGAAAGTGAATGAAg gtTACAGTTGGACAATGGTGAAAGAAATGGAATATATATGTAATGAACTAAATCAGCCTGTAACATTTCCTGTCAGAGCAGCATTAGTCAGGCAGTCTTGTTCTCAGTTACTTTGGCTGTTGAAGCAATCAAACAG GTACAGCCTGACCATTTGGACTGGAAAAAATGATAGCTATTCCATTGAAGATTTACTTTTTATTAGAGATCATTTTGACAAAAAACGAGTTTTCTATGACATCTTGGAACCACAAAACCATGAATTTAAACAAGCCATTGGAATCAAAATTAATCTCTAA